One genomic window of Nicotiana sylvestris chromosome 10, ASM39365v2, whole genome shotgun sequence includes the following:
- the LOC138878941 gene encoding uncharacterized protein → MLTTEYELFRMKDDESIQDMHTRFTSIVNELHSLGDVIPRNKLVRKILSVLPSSWESKTLAAWGDSSSELEREPDAENNSMMVVETKAMKYDSLFALMAQSDDDEEDEDDEIRSLANVLIDATDKEILTTELGEAEQTRDDLVLLSKRWMSFLVIINDLEEIIEGINREHRTVSLGKGKEVATEIHIKLEKELTDVKTSLCGELEKNRQLQAELEKVKIDLEKSLKWTWYSNAVTAMYLNNSGNSQGIGFQREKTPYNPHSKYVTVPHNLLCTHCGNNGHFKEYCQARVQSVQKNKGTMRGSGLQWTMDSGCSKHVTRRTMDFFSLKALQEGNVFFLKRGYILSIGKVGKSLCHSIQNVYYMDGLKYNIMSVSQIYDKGNKAEFLSKGCTVTNLVTSKVVLEA, encoded by the exons atgctcaccacagagtatgagctcttcaggatgaaggatgatgaatctATACAGGATATGCACACTAGATTCACATCCATCGTAAatgagcttcactcacttggagatgttattcctagaaacaagcttgtaagaaAAATCCTTAGTGTTCTACCTAgttcttgggaaagtaag actcttgctgcttggggagactcctctagtGAATTAGAAAGGGAACCAGATGCAGAAAACAACTCCATGATGGTAGTGGAAACTAAAGCAATGAAGTATGACTCACTGTTTGCGCTGATGGCTcagtctgatgatgatgaagaagatgaagatgatgag ATAAGGTCATTAGCAAACGTTCTAATTGATGCTACtgataaggagatcctgaccacagaactaggagaagctgaacaaactagagatgatctggtg CTATTGAGCAAGAGATGGATGAGCTTTTTAGTAATAATCAATGACCTAGAGGAAATCATTGAGGGGatcaatagagaacataggactgtgagtcttgggaaagggaaggaagtagctaCTGAGATACACATCAAGCTTGAAAAGGAATTAACTGATGTGAAAACTAGTTTATGCggtgaacttgagaaaaatcggcaacttcaagctgaattggagaaagtaaaaattgatcttgagaaatctctaaagtggacctggtaCTCAAATGCTGTCACTGCCATGTATCTCAACAATAGCGGAAACAGCcagggaatcgggttccaaagggagaaaactccttacaaccctcatagcaagtacgTCACTGTTCCTCATAACTTGttgtgtacccactgtgggaacaatgggcactttAAAGAATACTGTCAGGCTAGGGTTCAatctgttcagaaaaacaaa GGAACAATGAGAGGAAGCGGATTGCAATGGACCATGGACAGTGGATGCTCAAAGCATGTGACTAGAAGAACCATGGATTtcttctcactgaaagccctgcaggaagggaatgtattttttttaaaaagggggTACATTCTCAGTATTGGAAAGGTTGGAAAATCTCTTTGTCACTCAATTCAGAATGTGTACTATATGGATGGCCTGAAGTATAATATCATGAGTGTTTCTCAAATTTATGATAAAGGGAACAAAGCAGAGTTCTTATCGAAAGGTTGCACTGTTACCAATCTGGTAACTAGCAAAGTGGTCTTAGAGGCCTAA